One bacterium DNA window includes the following coding sequences:
- the rplD gene encoding 50S ribosomal protein L4 has protein sequence MSKLSVYDMKGSSSTKVEFPDELLTTKGQQAVHDVVIAYQAGIRAGTADTLGKGAVAGSNKKPWKQKGTGRARAGYRQSPVWRGGGVAHGPHPRSYAKKVPHKVAQLAFRRAFSDLVREDRIRVLDQLSFAEPKTKTAAALLKALGLNKGALVVVDTLDKNLLCALRNITNVEVTTAKDVSTFQLIRYPVTVLTRAGMDGVRSRLEGEAGRKS, from the coding sequence ATGAGCAAGCTTTCAGTCTATGATATGAAGGGATCCTCGTCGACAAAAGTTGAATTTCCAGATGAACTGTTGACGACCAAAGGGCAGCAGGCCGTTCATGATGTAGTCATCGCCTATCAGGCTGGCATACGCGCCGGTACGGCTGACACTTTAGGAAAAGGGGCTGTAGCCGGGAGTAACAAGAAGCCGTGGAAGCAGAAGGGGACAGGGCGTGCCCGTGCGGGTTACCGTCAGTCGCCCGTGTGGCGCGGTGGTGGTGTGGCCCACGGTCCGCATCCGCGAAGTTATGCCAAAAAAGTTCCACACAAAGTGGCGCAGTTGGCCTTCCGTCGAGCCTTCAGTGACCTGGTGCGCGAGGATCGTATTCGGGTATTGGATCAGCTTTCATTTGCAGAGCCCAAAACGAAAACTGCGGCTGCACTGCTTAAGGCGCTTGGATTGAATAAGGGTGCACTGGTGGTGGTTGACACGCTTGACAAAAATTTGTTGTGCGCCCTTCGCAATATAACCAATGTTGAAGTTACCACCGCAAAAGATGTTAGTACGTTTCAGTTGATTCGTTATCCTGTAACGGTGTTAACGCGTGCCGGTATGGATGGGGTGCGTTCGCGGCTTGAGGGTGAAGCAGGGAGGAAATCATGA
- the fusA gene encoding elongation factor G: METVLEQNKQSGAAGESRQREAADRLKPLSAVRNIGVIAHIDAGKTTTSERILFYAGRVHRMGEVHDGTAVMDWMPQEKERGITITSAATMCFWRDHQINLIDTPGHVDFTVEVERSLRVLDGAVVVFCGVGGVQPQSETVWHQADRYHVPRIAFVNKMDRVGANFGAVVEQIRTRLGALPVPIQIPWGSEENFAGIVDLVTMQAISFDETTFGSTLKYLPIPSEIAVDAERARANMIEVLAEHDEQVLEAYLECPDVSSEILKAGLRRATLAQKITPVLCGSSLRNKGVQNLLDAVVEFLPSPLDVPPIQGEHPKTKELVTREADDSAPQSALVFKLMSDPYMGRMAFVRVYSGQIKQGQNVFNPRTKKRERVMKLVFLHADDRKDVDVIHAGEIGAIIGLKTVTTGDTLCAENMPVELERIRFPEPVISMAIEPKSQADRDKLIEALSALSAEDPTCVVSKDADSGQTLLSGMGELHLEILKDRMFREFKVQANAGRPMVSYRETITARGHGTCQFDREIGGQRQFGEVVLDVEPAERGSGVEVKFEVPQNRIPSAFRASVEEGIRDGLTTGVLANYSLVDVKVRVVGGDFRDQESTEMAFRTAGVMALRDAVKGAKPAILEPIMSLEIILPAEHLGDVLNDVSARRGHVQNMVGKETVQVIHARVPLAELFGYSTAIRSLTRGRASYTMEPACFDVVPEAIQKQLLER; the protein is encoded by the coding sequence ATGGAAACTGTATTGGAACAGAATAAACAAAGTGGAGCGGCAGGGGAGTCCCGTCAGCGTGAAGCTGCGGATCGCCTCAAGCCGTTATCTGCTGTTCGCAATATCGGAGTCATTGCCCACATTGACGCAGGCAAGACTACGACCAGCGAACGTATTCTGTTTTATGCAGGACGTGTGCATCGTATGGGAGAGGTGCATGACGGAACTGCGGTTATGGACTGGATGCCGCAGGAAAAAGAACGTGGCATCACCATAACCAGCGCGGCGACCATGTGTTTTTGGCGAGATCATCAGATTAATCTCATAGACACCCCGGGGCATGTGGACTTTACCGTTGAAGTTGAGCGATCGTTGAGGGTGCTTGATGGTGCTGTTGTTGTATTCTGTGGTGTAGGTGGCGTTCAGCCGCAGTCTGAAACGGTTTGGCACCAGGCGGATCGGTATCATGTACCCCGGATTGCTTTTGTCAATAAAATGGATCGGGTCGGGGCTAATTTTGGCGCCGTAGTTGAACAGATTCGAACGCGGCTTGGGGCATTGCCGGTACCGATTCAAATTCCCTGGGGCAGTGAGGAGAATTTTGCGGGCATTGTTGATCTGGTCACGATGCAGGCGATCTCTTTTGATGAGACCACCTTCGGATCCACTCTGAAATATCTACCCATTCCCAGCGAAATAGCCGTTGATGCCGAGCGTGCGCGGGCTAACATGATTGAAGTGTTGGCCGAGCATGACGAGCAGGTGCTTGAGGCCTATCTTGAGTGTCCGGATGTGTCTTCTGAGATTCTCAAGGCGGGGTTGCGTCGTGCCACCCTGGCTCAGAAAATTACGCCGGTTTTATGTGGTTCATCGCTGCGCAATAAAGGGGTTCAGAATTTACTTGATGCGGTTGTCGAGTTTCTCCCTTCGCCGCTGGATGTCCCGCCGATTCAGGGGGAGCATCCCAAAACCAAGGAATTGGTGACGCGTGAGGCCGATGATTCGGCACCTCAAAGTGCATTAGTTTTTAAATTAATGAGTGATCCCTATATGGGGCGGATGGCTTTTGTTCGCGTCTATTCGGGGCAGATCAAGCAGGGCCAGAATGTTTTTAACCCTCGGACGAAGAAACGTGAGCGGGTGATGAAGCTGGTTTTCTTGCATGCCGATGACCGTAAGGATGTGGATGTCATTCATGCTGGTGAAATTGGTGCGATTATCGGACTGAAGACGGTGACGACAGGGGATACACTTTGTGCTGAGAACATGCCTGTTGAGCTTGAGCGTATTCGTTTCCCGGAGCCGGTTATATCAATGGCTATTGAGCCAAAGTCCCAGGCCGACCGGGATAAATTAATTGAAGCTTTAAGCGCGCTTTCAGCCGAAGATCCTACTTGTGTAGTTTCGAAAGATGCGGATTCCGGTCAAACCCTGTTGAGTGGAATGGGTGAGTTGCATCTTGAAATTTTGAAAGACCGTATGTTTCGTGAATTTAAAGTCCAGGCGAATGCCGGTCGTCCAATGGTTTCATATCGGGAAACCATAACCGCCAGGGGACATGGGACATGTCAGTTTGATCGTGAGATCGGGGGCCAGCGGCAATTTGGAGAAGTAGTTCTTGATGTCGAACCTGCGGAACGGGGTTCGGGCGTCGAGGTGAAATTTGAGGTTCCTCAGAATCGCATTCCTTCAGCCTTCCGGGCCAGTGTTGAAGAAGGAATTCGTGATGGGTTGACAACAGGCGTCCTTGCCAACTATTCGTTGGTGGATGTAAAGGTGCGAGTGGTGGGCGGAGATTTTCGCGATCAGGAATCCACGGAGATGGCATTCAGGACTGCGGGAGTTATGGCATTGCGGGATGCGGTTAAGGGCGCAAAACCAGCAATTCTTGAGCCCATCATGTCTCTGGAGATTATACTTCCAGCAGAGCATCTGGGTGATGTGCTGAACGATGTGAGCGCCAGGCGCGGCCATGTTCAGAATATGGTTGGGAAAGAAACTGTGCAGGTAATCCATGCGCGGGTTCCGTTGGCGGAACTTTTTGGTTACTCTACTGCTATCCGGTCATTAACCCGGGGGCGTGCGAGTTACACTATGGAGCCGGCCTGTTTTGATGTGGTGCCGGAGGCGATACAAAAGCAACTTCTGGAACGGTGA
- the rplW gene encoding 50S ribosomal protein L23: protein MKNALSAVRGLHITEKGTLLAAQNKYLFKVDPAANKLEIKMAVEDFFKVKVVKVNTMNYDGKKRRERTLHYGKKADWKRAVVTLKDGDKIDLE from the coding sequence ATGAAAAATGCGCTTTCAGCGGTGCGAGGCCTGCATATCACCGAAAAGGGGACATTGCTAGCCGCTCAGAATAAGTATCTTTTTAAAGTGGATCCGGCAGCCAATAAGCTGGAAATTAAAATGGCTGTAGAGGACTTTTTTAAGGTCAAAGTGGTCAAGGTCAACACCATGAACTATGATGGCAAGAAACGCCGGGAGCGGACGCTTCATTATGGCAAAAAAGCCGATTGGAAGCGTGCCGTAGTAACCTTGAAGGATGGCGATAAGATCGATTTGGAATAG
- the rpsJ gene encoding 30S ribosomal protein S10, producing MEKQRIRIRLKAYDYRVLDQSVSDIVETAKRTGARVVGPIPMPTRIESYSVNRSVHVDKKSMEQFEVRTHKRLLDIVEPTARTVDELKKLNMPAGVDITIKI from the coding sequence ATGGAAAAGCAACGAATACGCATACGTTTGAAAGCCTACGACTATCGGGTACTGGATCAGTCAGTGTCTGATATTGTAGAGACGGCAAAAAGGACGGGAGCCCGGGTCGTTGGACCGATTCCCATGCCCACGCGCATTGAAAGTTATAGTGTCAACCGAAGTGTTCATGTCGATAAAAAATCGATGGAACAATTTGAAGTTCGCACGCATAAACGGTTGTTGGACATTGTGGAGCCGACGGCAAGAACGGTGGATGAGCTGAAGAAGCTCAACATGCCGGCCGGCGTAGATATAACGATCAAGATTTAA
- the rplC gene encoding 50S ribosomal protein L3, protein MQGILGKKIGMTRVFGDEGQQTPVTVIEVGPCVVVQRKTKGCDGYDALKLGYDDVKASRANKPHNGQFTAAKVTPKRFLREFPVTSSDETKVGDTITASILEGALFVDVIGTTKGRGFQGVVRRHGMAGGPMTHGGHSKRRVGSIGCRSYPGRVHKGKRMPGHMGNVRVTTQNLKVVQLRAGENLILVKGAIPGPVGAMVEVRIALKKTKAGQVK, encoded by the coding sequence ATGCAAGGGATACTCGGAAAAAAAATTGGAATGACGAGAGTTTTTGGTGACGAAGGTCAGCAAACTCCCGTTACAGTAATTGAGGTGGGCCCATGTGTGGTCGTTCAGCGAAAGACAAAGGGCTGCGACGGCTATGATGCGCTCAAGCTTGGGTATGATGATGTGAAAGCATCGCGTGCGAATAAACCCCATAACGGACAGTTTACGGCTGCAAAGGTTACGCCTAAGCGTTTCTTACGCGAGTTTCCCGTGACTTCCAGTGATGAAACCAAGGTGGGTGATACCATCACGGCTTCAATTTTGGAAGGCGCCTTGTTTGTCGATGTCATTGGAACGACAAAAGGCCGTGGCTTTCAGGGCGTTGTGCGTCGGCATGGGATGGCTGGCGGTCCGATGACCCATGGTGGTCATTCTAAGCGTCGCGTTGGGTCCATTGGTTGTCGTTCATATCCCGGCCGTGTTCATAAGGGTAAGCGCATGCCTGGCCATATGGGCAATGTGCGGGTAACAACGCAAAACTTAAAAGTTGTTCAGCTCCGTGCCGGAGAGAATTTGATCCTTGTGAAAGGGGCGATTCCCGGGCCGGTTGGGGCGATGGTTGAAGTACGAATAGCCTTGAAGAAGACGAAGGCAGGGCAGGTGAAATGA
- the rpsS gene encoding 30S ribosomal protein S19: MGRSLKKGPFVDEKLLERVEKMNRAGEKRVVKTWSRRSMIAPEFVGHTLAVHNGKLHMPVYITEYMVGHRLGEFAPTRIFRKHGTHTDKTVAK; this comes from the coding sequence ATGGGCCGTTCACTTAAAAAAGGGCCGTTTGTTGATGAAAAGCTGCTGGAGCGTGTGGAGAAGATGAACCGTGCAGGCGAGAAGCGCGTTGTCAAGACGTGGTCGCGCCGCTCCATGATTGCGCCCGAATTCGTCGGGCACACGCTGGCTGTTCATAACGGGAAATTGCATATGCCGGTCTATATTACGGAGTATATGGTCGGTCATCGGTTGGGTGAATTTGCGCCCACACGAATTTTCCGGAAACACGGAACGCATACGGATAAAACTGTGGCGAAGTAA
- the rplB gene encoding 50S ribosomal protein L2, translating to MALKSYKPTTPSLRNTKLSTFDEITKSKPERSLTRAQKSQAGRNSAGRVTIRHRGGGHKRKFRIIDFKRNKIGITAKVQAIEYDPNRSANIALLAYRDGEKRYILAPLGLEVGAIVMAGPDVEPVTGNMMPLSKIPLGLSIHNIELTVGGGAQLVRSAGQTAQLMAREGGYASVKLPSGEIRLINVNCMATIGQVGNIDHNGVKLGKAGRKRWKGIRPTVRGVAMNPVDHPMGGGEGRTSGGGHPVTPWGQLTKGKKTRAKRKASKKFILSRRK from the coding sequence ATGGCGCTTAAAAGTTATAAACCTACGACGCCGAGCTTGCGTAATACCAAGCTCTCCACGTTTGACGAAATTACAAAGAGTAAGCCCGAACGTTCGTTGACTCGGGCTCAAAAATCTCAGGCGGGACGTAATTCTGCCGGCCGGGTAACTATCCGGCACCGCGGTGGTGGACATAAGCGGAAATTCAGAATTATTGATTTCAAACGGAACAAGATTGGGATCACGGCTAAGGTTCAGGCGATTGAATATGATCCGAATCGTTCTGCCAATATAGCTTTGTTGGCCTACCGCGATGGCGAAAAGCGTTATATCCTGGCTCCCTTGGGACTGGAAGTTGGCGCGATTGTCATGGCGGGTCCAGATGTGGAACCTGTGACGGGCAACATGATGCCGCTCTCGAAGATTCCGCTTGGCCTGTCGATACATAATATCGAACTTACTGTCGGAGGCGGGGCGCAATTAGTGCGGAGTGCAGGCCAGACGGCTCAGTTGATGGCCCGTGAGGGTGGATATGCCAGCGTGAAGCTGCCGTCCGGTGAAATCCGGCTGATTAATGTCAATTGCATGGCGACAATTGGGCAGGTGGGTAATATTGATCATAATGGCGTTAAGCTTGGCAAGGCTGGGCGCAAGCGCTGGAAGGGGATTCGTCCGACCGTTCGTGGTGTGGCGATGAACCCGGTGGATCACCCGATGGGTGGTGGTGAAGGTCGTACGTCTGGCGGTGGTCACCCAGTGACGCCGTGGGGTCAGCTCACGAAGGGCAAGAAGACTCGGGCGAAACGTAAGGCGTCGAAAAAATTTATTCTTAGTCGGAGAAAGTAA